One segment of Chelmon rostratus isolate fCheRos1 chromosome 17, fCheRos1.pri, whole genome shotgun sequence DNA contains the following:
- the srebf1 gene encoding sterol regulatory element-binding protein 1, with protein sequence MNSLSFDDPSLDNLDPTLSLNDPSDIDTALLSDIDDMLQLISNQDMEFGGLFDNPPYTGPPPTQELPGLTGSITSPAPPTTTTTPPSTSSSSILSSSPHLDALLGPPITRSSSTPDKTFQPPTFQQSPLATVPNSTQRQQPASPHQAQSLRQPQVEQPQPILSPSAPAQAASPHGSPGPNPAFSSTPQALFTAPAPQPQPQPQPQPQPQPQTQPQTQPQTQPQTQPQTQLQAQVQPQQVRTNYSSQNGYTAGSPGSLSQPTTTLSSSPPSVQPVTIQTQLQGLTTTSPLLATTASPPAQTITSHVQQVPVLLQPQFIKAESLLLTTLKHDPCIVTTMASPTSLATTNPVQSTSLQAFMGGGTILTTVPVMVDADKLPINRIAISGKPAGQQHKGEKRTAHNAIEKRYRSSINDKIIELKDLVAGTEAKLNKSAVLRKAIDYIRYLQLTNQKLKQENMALKMAAQKNKSLKDLVAMEVDGPADVKNELPTPPASDVGSPTSFSHCGSDSEPDSPMGEDTKPNVGTLDRPAAGGSAGGMLDRSRMALCAFTFLFLSLNPLAALLCSSGSSSAGSAAATATHHAGRSILDVDIAADSWGWMDWMLPTILVWLLNGVLVSGVLIRLLVYGEPVTRPHSGSSVLFWRHRKQADLDLARGDFAQASQNLWTCLKALGRPLPTSQLDLACAALWSLLRFCLQRLWVGRWLAARAGGLRSDRPLQEDACKSSRDAALVYHRLHQLHMTGKLNGSHLSAVHMALSAVNLAECAGSCLPVASLAEVYVSAALRVKASLPRILHFTSRVFLSSARQACLSSSGSVPPAMQWLCHPLGHRFFVDGDWAIRSTPKESIYSQAGNTVDPLAQVTQAFREHLLEKALYCVAQPCGEKSPSQGEGEYADALEYLQLLISASDAAGATSQSFAIGSNMATITGCDPHSKWWSSVAVVIINWLQGDDAAAERLYPTVEHLPRSLQNAESLLPKACLNIFRAVRALLSKPENCQLSLSYSDKASALLRDSLNLGPHCHSSSLDKVVQLLLCDLLLVMRTNVWRLQQQGASPAGSGSAGTSGPAGVHQASPPELQGFQQDLSSLRKLAHSFRPAMRRLFLHEATARLMAGASPTRTHQLLDRSLRRRATPGAKTEECETRPGQREQAEAVMLACRYLPPSFLSAPGQRVGMLADAARTLEKLGDKRTLHDCQQMIIKLGSGTTVTNS encoded by the exons ATGAACAGCCTGTCTTTTGACGATCCTTCGTTGGATAACCTGGATCCAACACTGTCGCTTAATGACCCCAGCGATATTGACACGGCCCTCCTAAGCGACATTGACG aCATGCTACAGCTCATCAGCAACCAGGACATGGAGTTTGGAGGACTGTTTGATAACCCTCCATACACAGGGCCCCCTCCCACCCAAGAGCTTCCCGGTTTGACCGGGTCTATCACCTCACCGGCCCCCCCAACCACCACTACAACACCTCCATCTACATCTTCCTCTTCCATCCTAAGCAGTAGCCCCCACTTGGATGCGCTCCTGGGCCCTCCCATCACCCGTAGTTCCTCCACCCCAGACAAGACCTTCCAGCCTCCCACCTTCCAGCAGTCCCCTCTGGCCACGGTGCCCAACTCTACTCAGAGGCAGCAGCCAGCCTCCCCACACCAGGCTCAGAGCCTCAGACAGCCCCAGGTGGAGCAGCCCCAACCCATTCTCAGCCCGTCTGCCCCGGCCCAGGCAGCTTCGCCCCATGGCTCACCAGGACCGAATCCAGCTTTCAGCTCCACACCCCAGGCCCTCTTCACCGCGCCTGCACCCCAGCCGCAGCCGCAGCCGCAGCCGCAGCCGCAGCCGcagccacagacacagccacagacacagccacagacacagccacagacacagccacagacacagcTTCAGGCTCAGGTTCAGCCCCAACAGGTCCGGACCAACTACAGCAGCCAGAACGGCTACACAG CCGGCAGTCCCGGCAGCCTGAGCCAACCCACCACCACTCTGTCATCCTCACCTCCAAGTGTCCAGCCAGTGACCATTCAGACTCAGCTCCAAGGGCTGACCACCACGTCTCCTCTCCTGGCCACGACAGCAAGCCCGCCAGCCCAAACCATCACATCCCACGTACAGCAAGTACCT GTGTTGCTGCAGCCCCAGTTCATCAAGGCTGAGTCTCTGCTGCTGACCACTCTGAAGCATGACCCCTGCATTGTCACGACCATGGCCTCTCCCACATCCCTGGCCACCACTAACCCAGTACAGAGCACGTCACTGCAG GCCTTTATGGGTGGTGGCACCATCCTGACCACTGTGCCCGTCATGGTGGATGCTGACAAGCTTCCCATCAACCGCATTGCTATCAGCGGCAAGCCAGCCGGCCAGCAACACAAGGGAGAGAAGCGCACGGCCCACAACGCCATCGAGAAGCGCTACCGCTCATCCATTAATGATAAAATCATCGAGCTCAAAGATCTGGTGGCTGGCACTGAGGCCAAG CTCAACAAGTCTGCAGTGCTGAGGAAGGCCATTGACTACATTCGTTACCTGCAGCTGACCAACCAGAAACTCAAACAGGAGAACATGGCTTTGAAAATGGCAGCCCAGAAAAACA AGTCTCTCAAGGACCTGGTTGCCATGGAGGTGGACGGACCGGCTGACGTGAAGAACGAGCTGCCCACCCCACCCGCCTCTGACGTGGGCTCCCCCACCTCTTTCTCCCACTGTGGCAGTGACTCTGAGCCTGACAGCCCGATGGGGGAGGACACAAAG CCGAATGTGGGCACGTTGGACAGACCGGCAGCAGGAGGTAGCGCTGGTGGCATGTTGGACCGTTCCCGCATGGCGTTGTGCGCCttcaccttcctcttcctctccctcaatCCTCTGGCCGCCCTGCTCTGCTCATctggcagcagctcagctggaAGCGCAGCAGCCACTGCCACCCATCATGCAGGAAGGAGCATCCTGGATGTGGATATCGCAG cGGACTCGTGGGGCTGGATGGACTGGATGCTGCCAACTATACTGGTGTGGCTCCTGAATGGCGTTCTGGTGTCCGGGGTTCTGATTCGGCTGTTAGTGTATGGAGAGCCTGTAACCAGACCACACTCTGGATCCTCTGTCTTGTTCTGGAGGCACCGCAAGCAGGCTGACCTGGACTTAGCAAGa GGAGATTTTGCTCAGGCCAGTCAGAACCTGTGGACTTGTCTAAAGGCTCTCGGTCGTCCCTTACCCACCTCCCAGTTGGATCTGgcctgtgctgctctctggtcCCTGCTACGATTCTGCCTCCAGCGGCTCTGGGTGGGCCGCTGGCTGGCCGCCCGGGCTGGAGGGCTGCGATCTGACCGCCCCCTGCAGGAGGATGCGTGCAAGAGCAGCCGTGACGCTGCCCTGGTTTACCACCGCCTGCACCAGCTACACATGACAG GCAAGCTGAACGGCAGCCACCTTTCAGCAGTGCACATGGCTCTAAGTGCGGTGAACCTGGCGGAGTGTGCTGGCTCCTGCCTGCCTGTAGCCTCTCTGGCTGAGGTCTACGTGTCTGCAGCTCTACGGGTCAAAGCCAGCCTGCCAAGGATCCTGCATTTTACCTCT CGTGTGTTCCTGAGCAGTGCCCGCCAGGCCTGTCTGTCGTCCAGTGGCAGTGTGCCTCCAGCTATGCAGTGGCTCTGCCACCCGCTAGGTCACCGCTTCTTTGTGGACGGGGACTGGGCCATTCGCAGCACTCCTAAAGAAAGCATCTACAGCCAGGCTGGCAACACTG TGGATCCTCTGGCCCAAGTGACTCAGGCCTTCAGAGAACACCTCCTGGAGAAGGCTCTGTACTGTGTGGCCCAACCTTGTGGAGAGAAAAGCCCCAGCCAGGGCGAGgg GGAGTATGCTGATGCGCTGGAGTACCTCCAGCTGTTGATTAGTGCCTCAGACGCGGCCGGTGCCACCTCCCAGTCCTTTGCTATCGGCTCCAACATGGCCACCATCACTG GCTGCGACCCCCACTCCAAGTGGTGGTCCTCTGTTGCCGTGGTGATCATCAACTGGCTCCAAGGAGATGACGCCGCGGCGGAGAGACTGTATCCGACTGTTGAGCACTTGCCCCGCAGTCTGCAGAACGCAGA GAGTCTTCTGCCCAAGGCATGTCTGAACATATTCAGGGCAGTGCGGGCTCTGCTGTCCAAGCCAGAAAACTGCCAGCTGAGTCTGAGCTACAGCGACAAGGCCAGCGCCCTGCTCCGAGACAGCCTCAACCTAGGCCCACACTGCCACAGCTCTAGTTTAGACAag GTCGTCCAGTTGCTCTTGTGTGACCTCCTGCTGGTGATGAGGACCAACGTGTGGCGTCTGCAGCAGCAAGGTGCCAGTCCTGCTGGGTCGGGGTCAGCAGGCACCAGCGGCCCCGCGGGCGTCCATCAAGCCTCCCCGCCGGAGCTCCAAGGCTTCCAGCAAGATCTCAGCTCGCTACGCAAGCTGGCGCACAGCTTCAGGCCTGCAATGCGAAGA TTGTTCCTtcatgaagctacagccaggctGATGGCGGGCGCCAGTCCCACCCGCACACATCAGCTCCTGGATCGCTCACTGCGACGCAGAGCTACGCCCGGAGCCAAAACAG AGGAGTGCGAGACGCGGCCAGGCCAGCGGGAGCAGGCGGAGGCCGTGATGCTGGCGTGCCGCtaccttcctccctccttcctgtcGGCTCCCGGTCAGAGGGTGGGCATGCTGGCGGACGCGGCTCGCACCCTGGAAAAGCTGGGAGACAAGAGGACCCTCCACGACTGCCAGCAAATGATCATCAAGCTGGGCAGCGGCACCACCGTCACCAACAGCTAG